In a single window of the Melanotaenia boesemani isolate fMelBoe1 chromosome 22, fMelBoe1.pri, whole genome shotgun sequence genome:
- the LOC121633862 gene encoding methylmalonate-semialdehyde dehydrogenase [acylating], mitochondrial-like has protein sequence MAAILLRSVLNKQAPLQLGRMCYSSSVPTTKLFIDGKFVESNSSEWLDIHNPATNEVVGHVPKATQEEMLAAVDSCSRAFKSWSETSILSRQQIFLRYQQLIKDNIKELAKKITLEQGKTLADAEGDVFRGLQVVEHACSITSLMLGETLPSITKDMDTYTYRLPLGVCAGIAPFNFPAMIPLWMFPIGMVCGNTYLMKPSERVPGCTMLLAKLLQDAGAPDGTLNIIHGQHAAVNFICDHPAIKAISFVGSNQAGEYIYERGSKNGKRVQSNMGAKNHGVVMPDANKENTINQLVGAAFGAAGQRCMALSTAIFVGESREWLPELVERSKSLRVNAGDQPGADVGPLISPEAKARVESLIQSGVNEGAKLLLDGRKVHVKGYENGNFVGPTILSNVTSDMKCYREEIFGPVLVILEADTLDDAISLINSNPYGNGTAIFTTNGATARKYTHEVDVGQIGVNVPIPVPLPMFSFTGSRGSFRGDTNFYGKQGIQFFTQIKTVTSQWKAEDATLKSPAVTMPTMGR, from the exons CCCACCACTAAGCTGTTCATCGATGGCAAGTTTGTCGAGTCCAACTCATCTGAATGGTTAGACATTCACAATCCT GCCACTAATGAAGTGGTGGGACATGTTCCCAAAGCTACTCAGGAGGAGATGCTGGCAGCTGTGGATTCCTGCTCCAGAGCCTTTAAGTCCTGGTCTGAGACCTCCATCCTCAGCAGGCAGCAGATCTTCCTGCGCTACCAGCAGCTGATAAAAGACAACATT AAAGAACTGGCGAAAAAAATCACCTTGGAACAGGGCAAAACTCTTGCTGATGCAGAGGGAGATGTATTTAGAGGACTGC AGGTGGTCGAGCATGCCTGCAGCATCACATCTCTTATGCTTGGGGAAACCTTGCCCTCCATCACCAAGGATATGGACACTTACACATACCGTCTACCCCTTGGAGTTTGTGCCGGCATCGCCCCTTTTAACTTCCCCGCCATGATTCCTCTGTGGATGTTCCCCATTGGAATGGTATGCGGCAACACGTACCTGATGAAGCCCTCTGAGCGCGTCCCAGGCTGTACAATGCTTTTGGCCAAACTGCTCCAAGATGCTGGGGCACCAGATGGTACACTCAACATCATCCACGGGCAGCATGCAG CTGTGAACTTCATCTGTGACCATCCGGCAATCAAAGCCATCAGTTTTGTGGGATCCAACCAGGCTGGAGAGTACATCTATGAGCGTGGCTCCAAGAACGGCAAGAGAGTGCAGTCCAACATG GGTGCCAAGAATCATGGTGTGGTCATGCCTGATGCCAACAAAGAGAATACGATCAACCAGCTAGTGGGTGCTGCTTTTGGAGCCGCCGGCCAGCGCTGCATGGCTCTCTCCACGGCTATCTTTGTTGGGGAGTCCCGTGAATGGCTCCCGGAGCTGGTGGAGCGCTCCAAATCACTGCGTGTAAACGCCG GCGATCAGCCTGGGGCAGATGTGGGTCCCCTGATCTCTCCTGAAGCCAAGGCCAGGGTGGAGTCTTTGATCCAGAGCGGGGTGAACGAAGGTgccaagctgctgctggatgggAGAAAGGTTCACGTCAAAGGATATGAAAACGGAAACTTTGTAGGACCCACCATCTTAAGCAATGTCACG TCGGACATGAAATGCTACAGAGAGGAGATCTTTGGGCCTGTTCTCGTCATCCTGGAGGCTGACACTCTTGATGATGCCATCTCTTTAATTAACTCAAACCCGTATGGAAATGGCACCGCTATCTTTACCACCAACGGAGCAACGGCACGCAAATACACACACGAGGTGGACGTTGGCCAG attggTGTGAATGTACCCATCCCTGTCCCCCTCCCCATGTTCTCCTTCACCGGCTCTAGAGGTTCTTTCAGAGGAGATACCAACTTCTACGGCAAGCAG GGAATTCAGTTCTTCACTCAGATCAAGACTGTTACCTCACAGTGGAAAGCTGAAGATGCAACTCTAAAAAGCCCGGCTGTTACCATGCCAACCATGGGACGCTaa
- the LOC121633759 gene encoding ectonucleoside triphosphate diphosphohydrolase 5-like isoform X1 has translation MMLGKMKPTVSLLLLVLHAVAGLHQAQVKTSLLDFSRILPSLSRPANQSRIFYAVMFDAGSTGTRIHVYTFIQSDSKQLPVLDNEMFHSVKPGLSAYADFPEMVSQTVSMLLKVARKTVPRLDWKRTPLVFRATAGFRLLPTEKAQALLDQVQHVFDESPFLVPSNSVSIMNGTNEGVLAWISVNFLTGHLNAAAKKTVGILDLGGGSTQITFLPKQRKTIESAPVADYVAKFNFFNSTFELYSHSYLGNGLMTARVATLGAPVADGSIHDVNSIALQPTLGLAGQIFNSSCLPNKFRDEWSFGGLTYQVSGNPDGDAGYKHCYQEVLKVVKGVIHQPYKLEDGSVFYAFSYYFDRAVDAGLIDGVQGGMLQVKDFKKRAKEVCNKMTKHPTTSPYLCMDMTYITCLLKDGFGFKESTVLQLAKKVNNAEASWALGATLDHFHNLKIC, from the exons ATGATGCT AGGGAAGATGAAGCCCACGGTCTCGCTTCTCCTTCTGGTCCTGCACGCTGTTGCAGGACTCCACCAAGCCCAAGTCAAGACCTCTCTACTAGATTTTTCCAGGATCCTTCCCAGCCTCAGCAGGCCAGCGAATCAGAGCCGCATCTTCTACGCAGTGATGTTTGATGCAGGGAGCACAGGGACACGCATTCATGTCTACACCTTCATCCAGAGTGACTCAA AGCAGCTGCCTGTTTTGGACAATGAGATGTTCCATTCTGTGAAGCCTGGTTTGTCAGCATATGCTGACTTCCCTGAAATG GTCAGTCAAACGGTGAGCATGTTGTTAAAAGTGGCGAGGAAGACGGTGCCTCGTCTGGATTGGAAAAGAACGCCTTTGGTCTTCAGAGCCACAGCTGGATTTCGACTGCTGCCCACAGAGAAAGCCCAGGCTCTTCTGGACCAG GTTCAACACGTGTTTGACGAATCTCCCTTTTTGGTCCCAAGCAACAGCGTCAGCATTATGAACGGCACAAACGAAG GAGTTCTGGCCTGGATTTCTGTAAACTTTCTGACAG GTCATCTGAATGCAGCTGCCAAGAAGACAGTGGGAATATTGGATTTGGGAGGAGGATCCACACAGATCACTTTCCTGCCCAAACAAAGG AAAACCATTGAAAGCGCCCCTGTTGCTGATTACGTTGCCAAATTCAACTTCTTCAACTCAACATTTGAATTGTACTCTCACAG tTATCTTGGAAATGGACTAATGACAGCACGAGTCGCCACACTGGGTGCTCCAGTTGCAGACGGCTCCATTCATGACGTTAACAGCATTGCATTACAACCAACTTTGG GGTTGGCGGGTCAAATTTTTAATAGCTCCTGTCTGCCTAACAAGTTCAGGGATGAGTGGAGCTTTGGCGGGTTAACCTATCAAGTGAGCGGAAACCCAGATG GTGATGCAGGATACAAGCATTGTTATCAGGAAGTACTTAAGGTGGTGAAGGGGGTTATTCATCAGCCGTACAAGCTTGAAGACGGCAGTGTTTTCTATGCATTCTCCTATTACTTTGACAGAGCTGTGGATGCAGGCCTTATCG ATGGTGTCCAAGGAGGGATGCTGCAGGTCAAAGACTTCAAGAAGAGAGCCAAAGAAG TGTGCAACAAGATGACCAAGCACCCAACCACCAGTCCTTACCTGTGTATGGACATGACCTACATCACTTGTCTTCTCAAGGATGGGTTTGGTTTCAAGGAGAGCACCGTGCTGCAG CTGGCCAAGAAAGTGAACAATGCTGAGGCCAGCTGGGCTCTAGGTGCTACATTGGACCACTTCCACAACCTGAAGATCTGCTGA
- the LOC121633759 gene encoding ectonucleoside triphosphate diphosphohydrolase 5-like isoform X2 produces MKPTVSLLLLVLHAVAGLHQAQVKTSLLDFSRILPSLSRPANQSRIFYAVMFDAGSTGTRIHVYTFIQSDSKQLPVLDNEMFHSVKPGLSAYADFPEMVSQTVSMLLKVARKTVPRLDWKRTPLVFRATAGFRLLPTEKAQALLDQVQHVFDESPFLVPSNSVSIMNGTNEGVLAWISVNFLTGHLNAAAKKTVGILDLGGGSTQITFLPKQRKTIESAPVADYVAKFNFFNSTFELYSHSYLGNGLMTARVATLGAPVADGSIHDVNSIALQPTLGLAGQIFNSSCLPNKFRDEWSFGGLTYQVSGNPDGDAGYKHCYQEVLKVVKGVIHQPYKLEDGSVFYAFSYYFDRAVDAGLIDGVQGGMLQVKDFKKRAKEVCNKMTKHPTTSPYLCMDMTYITCLLKDGFGFKESTVLQLAKKVNNAEASWALGATLDHFHNLKIC; encoded by the exons ATGAAGCCCACGGTCTCGCTTCTCCTTCTGGTCCTGCACGCTGTTGCAGGACTCCACCAAGCCCAAGTCAAGACCTCTCTACTAGATTTTTCCAGGATCCTTCCCAGCCTCAGCAGGCCAGCGAATCAGAGCCGCATCTTCTACGCAGTGATGTTTGATGCAGGGAGCACAGGGACACGCATTCATGTCTACACCTTCATCCAGAGTGACTCAA AGCAGCTGCCTGTTTTGGACAATGAGATGTTCCATTCTGTGAAGCCTGGTTTGTCAGCATATGCTGACTTCCCTGAAATG GTCAGTCAAACGGTGAGCATGTTGTTAAAAGTGGCGAGGAAGACGGTGCCTCGTCTGGATTGGAAAAGAACGCCTTTGGTCTTCAGAGCCACAGCTGGATTTCGACTGCTGCCCACAGAGAAAGCCCAGGCTCTTCTGGACCAG GTTCAACACGTGTTTGACGAATCTCCCTTTTTGGTCCCAAGCAACAGCGTCAGCATTATGAACGGCACAAACGAAG GAGTTCTGGCCTGGATTTCTGTAAACTTTCTGACAG GTCATCTGAATGCAGCTGCCAAGAAGACAGTGGGAATATTGGATTTGGGAGGAGGATCCACACAGATCACTTTCCTGCCCAAACAAAGG AAAACCATTGAAAGCGCCCCTGTTGCTGATTACGTTGCCAAATTCAACTTCTTCAACTCAACATTTGAATTGTACTCTCACAG tTATCTTGGAAATGGACTAATGACAGCACGAGTCGCCACACTGGGTGCTCCAGTTGCAGACGGCTCCATTCATGACGTTAACAGCATTGCATTACAACCAACTTTGG GGTTGGCGGGTCAAATTTTTAATAGCTCCTGTCTGCCTAACAAGTTCAGGGATGAGTGGAGCTTTGGCGGGTTAACCTATCAAGTGAGCGGAAACCCAGATG GTGATGCAGGATACAAGCATTGTTATCAGGAAGTACTTAAGGTGGTGAAGGGGGTTATTCATCAGCCGTACAAGCTTGAAGACGGCAGTGTTTTCTATGCATTCTCCTATTACTTTGACAGAGCTGTGGATGCAGGCCTTATCG ATGGTGTCCAAGGAGGGATGCTGCAGGTCAAAGACTTCAAGAAGAGAGCCAAAGAAG TGTGCAACAAGATGACCAAGCACCCAACCACCAGTCCTTACCTGTGTATGGACATGACCTACATCACTTGTCTTCTCAAGGATGGGTTTGGTTTCAAGGAGAGCACCGTGCTGCAG CTGGCCAAGAAAGTGAACAATGCTGAGGCCAGCTGGGCTCTAGGTGCTACATTGGACCACTTCCACAACCTGAAGATCTGCTGA